ATCTAACACATTCTCCACCCGTTCAGGACAATATTTGCCTAAGATTTCATGGAAACTAGAACGTAACCGATGTTCTGCGGTTTCCCAGGTAATTTGTTCTTTTGGCCAGACTCGCAACCCCATTGCTTTTGTTGCGGGTTCGGCTTCATAAGCGGCTAACCAACAGAGATTTCCTTGATCATAAGCATGAAAGGGAACTTGATAATAATCGGGATATTTAATATTAGGGTTTGTGAAACTTTTTAACAGTTCTTTTGCGCCTGATGCGTCTAATTCTTGACAAGTTTTTCGCCACTGAACCCCATTTTTTTCGGCGGTTTTAATTAAAACTTGTCGCGCTTGAAGTTTCATTAAACTGTAAAGCGGTTTAGTTTTGATGAGAACATTAACAATTTGAGACAGAAAATCTTCTCCTGCCCAGTCTGGTTTGAGTTTAGCGTTAATCATGGTTTGAAAATGATTGAAAACAAGGTATTAATTTATCATAAAATAGAATGAATTCAGAAAAAATTACAGGCTATCCCATTTTTTTAGGGTGATTTGCTGGCCCAAAATATCTTCAACCTCTCGAATCATAATTCGCAACTGAGGAACAGAATATTCATCATTAGAGGGGATAGTAAGACGATGATTCTCATAAATCATAAACTGATGTTTACTTCCTGAAAAAGGGCCAGAAAAACCAAATTTCTGTAACTT
Above is a window of Planktothrix serta PCC 8927 DNA encoding:
- a CDS encoding type II toxin-antitoxin system HicA family toxin, yielding MSRWKPCKRRDFIQKLQKFGFSGPFSGSKHQFMIYENHRLTIPSNDEYSVPQLRIMIREVEDILGQQITLKKWDSL